A region from the Silene latifolia isolate original U9 population chromosome 7, ASM4854445v1, whole genome shotgun sequence genome encodes:
- the LOC141589743 gene encoding uncharacterized protein LOC141589743, which translates to MVNAFNFFSKASGLQLNRGKSNFYYNGVDEGLVKEVERATGMCRGNVPFRYLGVSVSPKRLSVMDCNCLVDKVVDRIRGLGSKQISYAGRVVLIQSVLSTLSYWARIFILPKMMIKRIEAICRDYLWH; encoded by the coding sequence ATGGTGAATGCATTTAACTTTTTCTCCAAAGCTTCAGGCCTTCAGTTGAATAGAGGCAAATCAAACTTCTATTATAATGGTGTAGATGAAGGGTTGGTGAAGGAAGTTGAGAGAGCTACTGGCATGTGCAGAGGAAATGTTCCATTTAGATATCTTGGAGTAAGTGTTTCTCCCAAGAGACTCTCAGTAATGGACTGCAATTGTTTAGTGGACAAAGTGGTTGATAGAATAAGGGGCTTGGGCTCCAAACAGATTTCTTATGCTGGGAGGGTGGTGCTCATTCAATCAGTACTTAGCACTCTCAGTTATTGGGCTCGTATTTTTATCCTCCCCAAAATGATGATCAAGCGTATTGAAGCCATATGTAGGGACTATCTTTGGCATTAG